The following coding sequences lie in one Capsicum annuum cultivar UCD-10X-F1 chromosome 5, UCD10Xv1.1, whole genome shotgun sequence genomic window:
- the LOC124898969 gene encoding uncharacterized protein LOC124898969, which translates to MPEAAGGKAIAATAALFSSPRRRTPSHQRDLASAFIFPLPNENNTNSRSSRCRRPPLRHLFSSSPSLHCPSAAANGIRRHHRRFWQYHRKILKYMMDSHFQGLVIS; encoded by the exons ATGCCAGAAGCAGCCGGCGGGAAAGCCATAGCTGCCACCGCTGCTCTGTTCTCTTCCCCACGCCGGAGAACACCATCCCACCAGCGAGATCTGGCCAGCGCTTTCATTTTCCCGCTACCCAATGAGAACAACACCAACAGCCGCTCCAGCCGGTGCAGGCGACCACCACTACGTCACCTGTTTTCTTCCTCTCCTTCTTTACACTGTCCAAGCGCCGCCGCTAATGGAATCCGCCGCCACCACCGCCGTTTCTGGCAATATCACCGGAAAATTCTAAAGTACATGATGGATTCACATTTTCAG ggACTAGTAATTTCATGA